GTCGGCGTCCGTCATGTGGGTGCGCAGTTCCTTCACCACCGCGTAGCTGTCGGCGATGTCGGCGTCGGTCTTCGCCAGGGTGATCTCGATGGTGGGCTGGCCCGAAGTGTTTTGAGCGGCGTTCTGTTCGGCGATCCGCTGGTCCATCGTGCGTAACTCCCGTTTTTTTGGTGTTCGAGGGACTCTGTTCGTCTCTCTGGTATTTGGTATACCAGATAATCCGTGCTGGAAGCAACCGACCTTATGGCGCGGCTGCGCAAAGTCCCTCGAAATCACCCGGGCTTCGCCGTTCGCGCCTCGGTCAGGCGCGCATCAGGGCCTGGAGATGGGCGGCACACCCCTCGGCGAGCCCCACCATGTCGTAGCCGCCTTCCAGCACCGTCACGACGCGGCCGTCGCACAGCCGGTCCGCCGCCTCGACCAGCTTGCGGGTGGCCCATTCGAAATCCGGGCCGGTGAAGTTCAGCGACGCCAGCGGGTCGCGGGCGTGGGCGTCGAAACCGGCAGAGATCAGGATCAGCTCCGGCTGGAACTCCTCCAGCGCGGGGAGGATGCGGCGCTCCATCGCCTGACGGAACTCCACCGTTCCGGAATGGGGCGGCAGCGGCGCGTTGACGATGTTGTCGGCGACGCCGGTTTCCCGCATCGAACCGGTGCCGGGATAGAGCGGCGACTGGTGGGTGGAGGCGAAGAACAGGTCGGCGTCGTCCCAGAACATCGCCTGGGTGCCATTGCCGTGGTGCACGTCGTAATCGACCACGGCGACGCGGGTCAGCCCGCGCCGCTTGCGGGCGTGCTCGGCGCCGACCGCCACATTGTTGAAGACGCAGAAGCCCATGGCGCGGGCCGGCTCCGCGTGGTGGCCGCAGGGGCGGACGGCGCAGAAGGCGTTCTTCACCGTCCCGTCGAGCACCGCGTCCACCGCCGCGCAGACCGCGCCGGCAGCCCGCAGGATCGCCGAGCGCGAGGTGGGCGACAGCACGGTGTCGGCGTCCAGCCGGACATGGCCGCTCTCCGGGACCGCGTTCAGCACGGCGTCCACATAGGCCGCATCATGCACCCAGCGGAGCTGCTCGACCTCCGCCTCCGGGGCCTCGAAGCGGGGCAGATCGCGGAACTCGTCGCGGTCCAGAAGCTCCCACACCACGGCGATTCGCTCCGGACGTTCCGGGTGCCCCGGGCCGGTGTCGTGCGCCAGAAAGTCCGGGTGGGTGAAAATGGCGGTGGTCATCGAGTCGTCTCCTCCCCTTTGCCTGTGATTTGAAGCGGATCGATCGCGCGACGGCGCGGAAACGCAGGACCGGGCTCATCGCCCATGACGGGCGAGGATGGTCCTCAACGCCGTTCGTCAGGATCGGCACGCACCCCGAGTCGAAGCGCATCCTTGCCTTATATGTATACCAAATACCACAATGGACCAAATCGCTTTGCCGG
The window above is part of the Azospirillum sp. TSH58 genome. Proteins encoded here:
- a CDS encoding histone deacetylase family protein → MTTAIFTHPDFLAHDTGPGHPERPERIAVVWELLDRDEFRDLPRFEAPEAEVEQLRWVHDAAYVDAVLNAVPESGHVRLDADTVLSPTSRSAILRAAGAVCAAVDAVLDGTVKNAFCAVRPCGHHAEPARAMGFCVFNNVAVGAEHARKRRGLTRVAVVDYDVHHGNGTQAMFWDDADLFFASTHQSPLYPGTGSMRETGVADNIVNAPLPPHSGTVEFRQAMERRILPALEEFQPELILISAGFDAHARDPLASLNFTGPDFEWATRKLVEAADRLCDGRVVTVLEGGYDMVGLAEGCAAHLQALMRA